In a genomic window of uncultured Flavobacterium sp.:
- a CDS encoding mechanosensitive ion channel family protein — translation MIDFLKDFRIIIVIATIALVTIVLGAVTDKVLRYFLYRKLSDKEYDATGFRFLKHLIITVIYILGFAFALIQIPEFKIIGHSFLAGAGVISLVAGLASQQALSNIVSGIFLVIFKPFRINDKITINNFIGTVEDINLRQVVLKDAENNRIIIPNSVISNQIIVNTNMHDTKCCKIIEIGIGYESNVEKALEIMQDEIAKHPLFIDTRTAENKKQKTPLVVARVVALADSSVNLKAWAWAKNSTDGFVMYCDLLQSIKKRFDEAKIDIPYPQRVITIKKDKE, via the coding sequence ATGATCGATTTCCTAAAAGACTTTAGAATAATTATCGTTATTGCTACAATTGCACTTGTAACAATCGTTCTTGGCGCTGTTACAGACAAAGTACTTCGTTATTTTTTGTATCGAAAATTATCCGATAAAGAATATGATGCGACAGGATTTAGATTTTTAAAGCATTTGATTATAACCGTAATTTACATTTTAGGATTTGCCTTTGCCTTAATACAAATCCCCGAATTCAAAATTATCGGACATTCCTTTTTAGCAGGTGCCGGCGTTATTTCGTTAGTCGCAGGTTTAGCTTCTCAACAAGCTTTGAGTAATATCGTTAGCGGAATATTTCTGGTTATTTTTAAACCTTTCCGAATAAACGATAAAATCACAATCAATAATTTTATCGGCACAGTAGAAGATATTAATTTGAGACAAGTCGTTTTGAAAGATGCCGAAAATAACCGAATTATAATCCCAAATTCCGTAATAAGCAATCAGATTATTGTAAACACGAATATGCACGATACTAAATGCTGCAAAATCATCGAAATTGGAATTGGTTATGAATCCAATGTCGAAAAAGCATTAGAAATCATGCAAGATGAAATTGCCAAACATCCGCTTTTTATCGACACCAGAACCGCCGAAAATAAAAAGCAAAAAACACCTTTGGTCGTGGCAAGAGTTGTTGCACTCGCAGATTCAAGCGTAAACTTAAAAGCTTGGGCTTGGGCCAAAAACTCAACAGATGGTTTTGTGATGTATTGCGATTTATTACAAAGTATAAAAAAACGTTTTGACGAAGCTAAAATCGATATTCCATATCCACAAAGAGTAATAACGATTAAAAAAGACAAAGAATAA
- a CDS encoding acyl-CoA thioesterase, which translates to MASFIKEISFRWSDLDPNFHVRHSAYYDFGAQHRIEILEELGLTLRVMQTQGFGPVLFREECIFRKELKLSDKIFLHTKTSKMKPDASRWSIIHEFRREDDTLCAVITVDGAWMDTKLRKLASPTPEIAIEALSIFPKSDDFVGL; encoded by the coding sequence ATGGCTTCATTTATTAAAGAAATTTCATTTCGCTGGTCAGATCTTGACCCAAATTTTCACGTTCGTCATAGTGCTTATTACGATTTTGGTGCGCAACATCGTATCGAAATCCTCGAAGAACTTGGTTTGACTTTAAGAGTAATGCAAACACAAGGTTTTGGTCCTGTTTTATTTAGAGAAGAATGCATCTTTAGAAAAGAACTAAAACTTTCAGATAAAATATTCCTTCATACAAAAACTTCAAAAATGAAACCAGATGCTTCGCGTTGGTCAATCATTCACGAATTTAGAAGAGAAGACGATACACTTTGTGCAGTAATTACAGTTGATGGCGCATGGATGGATACCAAACTACGCAAATTAGCATCTCCAACACCAGAAATTGCAATTGAAGCTTTGAGCATATTCCCAAAAAGTGATGATTTTGTTGGATTATAA
- a CDS encoding sigma factor: protein MEESQLLPNLFRTEYRKIVSVLCYLFGIDNIEIAEDITSDTFLAATELWSLKGIPENPTAWLYTVAKNKTKNYLKRNAVFEQKLSVEIKHTTNKSEEIEIDLSNKNINDSQLAMIFTVCNPENSGEAQIALALNLLCGFGIQEIADAFLTNKEVIYKRINRAKEKLKEANIKIEQPTVSEINNRLETVLTTLYLLFSEGYYSTSQNTILRKDLCAEAMRLTFLLIENPTTNLPSVNALLSLMCFHSSRFDARTNEDGETILYQDQDETLWNQELIEKGQHYLVKASTGNHLSKYHLEAGIAYWHTQKEDTPEKWQNILQLYNRLLILEYSPIAALNRTFALAKTNGKQEAIIEAEKLNLTNNPFYYSLLGNLYTNIDNKKAIENFEKALQITNSSADKVTIIKNINAIK, encoded by the coding sequence ATGGAAGAAAGCCAGCTTTTACCCAATTTATTCAGAACAGAGTACCGAAAAATAGTTTCGGTGCTCTGTTATTTATTTGGAATCGATAATATCGAAATTGCCGAAGACATTACAAGCGACACATTTCTCGCTGCAACAGAATTATGGAGTTTAAAAGGAATTCCCGAAAATCCAACAGCGTGGCTTTATACCGTGGCTAAAAACAAAACCAAAAATTACCTCAAACGAAATGCTGTTTTTGAGCAAAAGCTTTCCGTAGAAATAAAACATACCACAAATAAATCTGAAGAAATTGAAATCGACTTGTCAAACAAAAATATAAATGACAGTCAATTAGCGATGATATTTACGGTTTGCAATCCTGAAAATTCAGGTGAAGCACAAATTGCATTAGCATTAAATTTATTATGCGGATTTGGAATTCAGGAAATTGCCGATGCTTTTTTAACCAATAAAGAAGTTATTTATAAAAGAATCAATCGTGCCAAAGAAAAACTCAAAGAAGCCAACATTAAGATTGAACAACCAACAGTTTCGGAAATCAATAATAGATTAGAAACCGTTCTGACAACTTTATATTTACTGTTTTCCGAAGGTTATTATTCTACATCGCAAAACACTATTCTGCGAAAAGATCTTTGCGCAGAAGCCATGCGTTTGACTTTTTTATTGATCGAAAATCCAACAACCAACTTACCTTCCGTAAATGCTTTGCTTTCTCTAATGTGTTTTCACAGTTCCAGATTTGACGCCAGAACAAATGAAGATGGCGAAACAATTTTGTATCAAGATCAGGATGAAACGCTTTGGAATCAGGAATTAATCGAAAAAGGACAACATTATTTAGTTAAAGCTTCTACAGGAAACCATCTTTCAAAATACCATCTTGAAGCAGGAATTGCTTATTGGCACACACAAAAAGAAGACACACCAGAAAAATGGCAAAACATATTACAACTCTACAATCGCCTTCTTATTTTAGAATACTCGCCTATCGCAGCTTTAAACAGAACTTTTGCCCTTGCCAAAACCAATGGAAAACAAGAAGCTATTATCGAAGCCGAAAAACTAAATCTGACCAATAATCCTTTTTATTACTCTTTATTAGGCAATCTTTATACTAATATTGACAATAAAAAAGCCATAGAAAATTTTGAAAAAGCATTACAAATCACCAATTCTTCTGCTGACAAAGTAACAATAATCAAAAATATAAATGCAATTAAATAG
- a CDS encoding YciI family protein, producing MNEFLLIFRRDYITKETQPSPQELQDSLKLWQDWLGGIAAQDKLARPLQRWDGEGKIVTTNKSVINGPYAEIKEAIGGLIIIKAADYDEAVTIANGCPILELGGNVEIRMAVTA from the coding sequence ATGAACGAATTTTTATTGATATTTCGTAGAGATTATATCACAAAAGAAACACAGCCTTCGCCACAAGAATTGCAAGATTCGCTTAAATTATGGCAAGATTGGCTAGGCGGAATTGCAGCACAAGACAAACTAGCAAGACCTTTGCAGCGTTGGGATGGCGAAGGAAAAATAGTAACCACAAACAAAAGCGTAATCAACGGACCTTATGCCGAAATCAAAGAAGCAATTGGCGGATTAATTATCATCAAAGCCGCAGATTATGACGAAGCCGTAACAATTGCAAACGGATGTCCAATCTTAGAATTAGGCGGAAATGTAGAAATACGCATGGCAGTTACAGCATAA
- a CDS encoding carboxymuconolactone decarboxylase family protein produces the protein MENRINIHVKGQEAIKTLYPVGGYLKKSPLEQSLIELVLFRVSQINKCAYCLDMHYKDARHKGETEQRLYGLSAWRETSYYTNRERAAFAWAEALTACDVTDSVYNETAKEFSEQELIDLTLAITNINTWNRINLAFPNEPGTYKVGLFG, from the coding sequence ATGGAAAATCGAATTAACATTCACGTAAAAGGACAAGAAGCAATCAAAACACTTTATCCAGTTGGCGGATACTTGAAAAAATCTCCATTGGAGCAATCACTTATAGAATTAGTTCTTTTTAGAGTTTCACAAATCAACAAATGTGCTTATTGTCTTGATATGCATTATAAAGATGCACGTCACAAAGGCGAAACCGAACAACGTTTATACGGATTAAGCGCCTGGAGAGAAACCTCATATTACACAAACCGTGAAAGAGCAGCATTTGCATGGGCAGAAGCTTTAACAGCATGCGACGTTACAGATTCAGTTTACAACGAAACCGCAAAAGAATTTTCAGAACAAGAATTAATTGATTTAACTTTAGCTATCACAAACATCAATACCTGGAACCGAATTAACCTTGCATTTCCTAACGAACCTGGAACTTACAAAGTGGGTTTATTTGGTTAA
- a CDS encoding Na+/H+ antiporter translates to MENYSIIIFILAIVIGLSAFTDVIKLPQPILLVIVGIAIGFIPTMNEIEINPEIIFLLFLPPLLYDASFNISPKDFRTNINTIGTLAITLVFLTTFWIAVVAHYMIPNITWPLAFLLGAILSATDAVAAINITKGLGISHKTITILEGESLINDASALVAYRFAVAAVMGSAFIIWKATLQFILLLGGGFLVGFVMAKILAFILSKVHKKNPEVTISFMLLMPFVTYLIAEELHVSGVIAVVILGLAIARFSKKIFPESLKNHSRSLWDIIIFLLNGLIFILIGLNFRYILKGIENDMILPYIGYAFIITIVALLIRMVRIFLQKINLQKAFKSTRNKGKRKVTEDALLDFNNSVILSWSGMRGIVSLAIAIGIPKQLEDGTPFPERTVIIFISVAVVLLTLIGQGLTLPWIVKKLSARENN, encoded by the coding sequence ATGGAAAACTACAGCATCATTATTTTTATACTCGCCATTGTCATCGGACTTTCAGCCTTTACAGATGTTATAAAACTACCACAACCAATTCTGCTCGTTATAGTAGGAATTGCAATTGGCTTTATTCCAACAATGAACGAGATCGAAATTAATCCTGAAATCATATTTCTGCTCTTTCTGCCACCATTATTATATGATGCCTCGTTTAATATTTCTCCAAAAGATTTTAGAACCAATATCAATACTATTGGTACATTAGCAATAACATTAGTTTTTCTCACCACATTTTGGATTGCCGTAGTCGCACATTACATGATCCCGAATATAACCTGGCCATTAGCATTTTTACTCGGAGCAATCCTGTCAGCAACCGATGCTGTTGCCGCAATAAACATCACAAAAGGACTTGGAATATCACATAAAACCATAACCATACTTGAGGGCGAAAGTTTAATTAACGATGCCTCAGCATTAGTAGCCTATCGATTTGCCGTTGCAGCCGTTATGGGATCAGCATTTATAATCTGGAAAGCAACCCTGCAATTTATCCTTTTATTAGGAGGCGGATTCCTCGTAGGTTTTGTAATGGCAAAAATTCTGGCTTTCATACTAAGCAAAGTCCACAAAAAGAATCCAGAAGTTACCATCAGTTTCATGCTCTTAATGCCTTTTGTCACCTATCTTATTGCCGAAGAATTGCATGTTTCCGGAGTAATTGCAGTAGTTATTTTAGGTCTCGCAATTGCACGTTTCAGTAAAAAAATATTCCCCGAAAGCCTCAAAAATCACTCCCGAAGCCTTTGGGACATTATCATATTTCTACTAAACGGATTAATCTTTATTCTCATCGGACTTAATTTTCGTTATATCCTAAAAGGTATCGAAAACGACATGATATTGCCGTATATCGGATATGCATTCATTATCACAATTGTCGCTTTATTGATTAGAATGGTCAGAATATTTCTTCAGAAAATCAATCTTCAAAAAGCCTTTAAAAGCACACGAAATAAAGGGAAAAGAAAAGTCACCGAAGATGCTCTTTTAGACTTCAATAACAGCGTCATTCTAAGTTGGTCCGGAATGCGCGGAATCGTTTCTCTCGCAATTGCTATTGGTATCCCAAAACAACTCGAAGACGGAACTCCTTTTCCCGAACGAACCGTAATTATTTTCATCTCGGTTGCCGTTGTACTACTGACACTTATTGGTCAAGGATTAACGCTGCCTTGGATTGTCAAAAAATTAAGTGCCCGAGAAAATAATTAG
- the dnaK gene encoding molecular chaperone DnaK: MGKIIGIDLGTTNSCVSVMEGNEAVVIPNAEGKRTTPSIIAFVEGGEIKVGDPAKRQAVTNPTKTIASIKRFMGHTFAETQEEAKRVPYSVVKGDNNTPRVDIDGRLYTAQELSAMTLQKMKKTAEDYLGQTVTEAVITVPAYFNDAQRQATKEAGEIAGLKVMRIINEPTAAALAYGLDKKGTDQKIAVYDLGGGTFDISVLELGDGVFEVLSTNGDTHLGGDDFDQVIIDWLADEFKTEEGIDLRLDPMSLQRLKEAAEKAKIELSSSAETEINLPYVTATASGPKHLVKKLSRAKFEQLSDSLVKRSMEPVAKALKDAGLSTSDIDEVILVGGSTRMPRIADEVEKFFGKKASKGVNPDEVVAIGAAIQGGVLSGDVKDVLLLDVTPLSLGIETMGGVMTTLIESNTTIPTKKSQVFSTASDSQPSVELHVLQGARAMAADNKTIGRFHLDGIPPAPRGVPQIEVTFDIDANGIIKVTATDKGTGKSHDIRIEASSGLTAEEIEKMKQDAEANADADKIAKERAEKLNEADSTIFQTESQLKELGSKLTDDQKTAIEFALTELRFAHQSQDLEAIQKGLDNVNAAWKVATEAMYAQGGEGQQAAPQQEQSQGDNVEDVEFEEVK; this comes from the coding sequence ATGGGTAAAATAATCGGAATTGACTTAGGTACGACGAACTCTTGTGTTTCTGTAATGGAAGGTAACGAAGCAGTTGTTATTCCTAACGCAGAAGGAAAAAGAACAACGCCATCTATCATCGCTTTTGTTGAAGGTGGAGAAATTAAAGTGGGAGATCCTGCAAAAAGACAAGCGGTAACGAATCCTACAAAAACGATTGCTTCTATTAAACGTTTTATGGGACACACTTTTGCTGAAACTCAAGAAGAGGCAAAAAGAGTTCCTTACAGTGTTGTAAAAGGTGACAACAATACTCCACGTGTGGATATTGACGGTCGTTTATACACTGCTCAAGAATTGTCAGCAATGACTCTTCAAAAAATGAAAAAAACTGCTGAAGACTATTTAGGTCAAACTGTAACTGAAGCGGTTATTACTGTTCCTGCTTACTTTAACGATGCACAACGTCAAGCTACTAAAGAAGCTGGAGAAATTGCTGGTCTTAAAGTTATGCGTATCATCAATGAGCCAACTGCTGCTGCACTTGCTTACGGATTAGATAAAAAAGGAACTGATCAAAAAATTGCTGTTTACGATTTAGGTGGAGGTACTTTTGATATCTCTGTTCTTGAATTAGGAGATGGTGTATTTGAAGTATTGTCTACAAATGGTGATACTCACTTAGGTGGTGATGATTTTGACCAAGTTATTATTGACTGGTTAGCTGACGAATTCAAAACTGAAGAAGGTATTGATTTACGTTTAGATCCAATGTCATTACAACGTTTGAAAGAGGCTGCAGAGAAAGCTAAGATTGAATTATCATCTTCTGCTGAAACTGAAATCAACTTACCTTACGTAACTGCTACTGCTTCTGGACCAAAACACTTAGTGAAAAAATTATCTAGAGCTAAATTTGAGCAATTATCTGATTCTTTAGTAAAACGTTCTATGGAGCCAGTTGCTAAAGCATTAAAAGATGCAGGTTTATCTACATCTGATATTGACGAAGTTATTCTTGTTGGAGGTTCTACTCGTATGCCAAGAATTGCTGACGAAGTTGAAAAATTCTTTGGTAAAAAAGCGTCTAAAGGTGTTAACCCTGATGAGGTTGTTGCTATTGGAGCAGCTATTCAAGGTGGAGTTTTATCTGGAGATGTAAAAGATGTATTGTTACTTGACGTAACACCTCTTTCTTTAGGTATCGAAACTATGGGTGGTGTTATGACTACATTAATTGAGTCTAATACAACTATTCCAACTAAAAAATCTCAAGTATTCTCTACTGCTTCTGATTCTCAGCCATCTGTTGAGCTTCACGTATTGCAAGGAGCTAGAGCAATGGCTGCTGATAACAAAACTATTGGTCGTTTCCACTTAGATGGTATTCCACCAGCACCAAGAGGAGTTCCTCAAATCGAGGTTACTTTTGATATTGATGCTAATGGTATCATCAAAGTTACTGCTACTGATAAAGGAACTGGAAAATCTCACGATATCCGTATCGAAGCTTCTTCTGGATTAACAGCTGAAGAAATCGAAAAAATGAAACAAGATGCTGAAGCTAATGCTGATGCTGATAAAATTGCAAAAGAAAGAGCTGAGAAATTGAACGAAGCTGATAGTACTATTTTCCAGACTGAAAGTCAATTGAAAGAATTGGGAAGTAAATTAACAGACGATCAAAAAACAGCTATCGAATTTGCTTTAACTGAATTAAGATTTGCTCACCAATCTCAAGATCTTGAAGCAATCCAAAAAGGATTAGACAATGTAAATGCAGCTTGGAAAGTAGCTACAGAAGCAATGTACGCTCAAGGTGGTGAAGGTCAACAAGCAGCTCCACAACAAGAGCAATCGCAAGGTGACAATGTTGAAGACGTTGAATTCGAAGAAGTAAAATAA
- a CDS encoding carboxypeptidase-like regulatory domain-containing protein — MTNKIKISIPEPCHENWYEMSPTEKGKFCSSCQKNVIDFTKSSDREIILAYKKEEKLCGRFRISQLDREMIIPKEKKSIWIIAAASLIAFLGLGNQIAKAQGKIKIEQTDKKQLSDSVNVKSNGKIRYSGVVYDEKNNPLPGAFVSIKNTKNGISTDIDGKFSIEADKRDVLRVLFVGYKEVEIHLKKNLNLTIKMKIDEVELQGFSIIRDPEDD; from the coding sequence ATGACGAACAAAATAAAAATCTCAATTCCAGAACCTTGTCATGAAAACTGGTATGAAATGTCTCCAACAGAAAAAGGTAAATTTTGTAGCAGTTGCCAAAAAAATGTAATTGATTTTACAAAATCCTCGGATAGGGAAATTATTTTAGCCTATAAAAAAGAGGAAAAACTGTGCGGCAGATTTAGAATATCGCAATTAGATCGTGAAATGATTATTCCTAAAGAAAAAAAATCAATCTGGATTATTGCAGCGGCTTCGCTCATTGCATTTCTTGGTTTAGGAAACCAAATAGCAAAAGCACAAGGCAAAATAAAAATAGAGCAAACAGATAAAAAGCAACTTAGTGATTCTGTAAACGTTAAATCTAATGGTAAAATCAGATATTCAGGGGTTGTTTATGATGAAAAGAACAATCCTTTACCTGGTGCATTTGTCTCAATTAAAAACACAAAAAACGGAATTTCAACAGACATTGACGGAAAGTTTTCAATAGAAGCGGATAAACGCGATGTATTAAGAGTTTTATTTGTAGGCTATAAAGAAGTTGAAATTCATTTGAAAAAAAATCTAAATCTAACCATCAAAATGAAAATTGACGAAGTAGAATTACAAGGTTTCTCAATTATAAGAGATCCAGAAGATGATTAA
- the corA gene encoding magnesium/cobalt transporter CorA: MRKIKYKKGRKLQHITLEYTGSHKEHQTEMQLFVYDDNDVVEYDKFTVLALNTCIDYNKNNWLNVHGLNNIDLLKTIGTHFKLDDFLLADILNTAKRTKLEEQKDILFFNIKSLLPSEYSDNISVEQISFILKDGILISFQEKRSDFFTHIRERLRTHAGIVRTKKVDYLLYLLLDAVMENFYITIEDEEDKIEELINLTKKGADPVILEKIENHRDNFNFLKRSIVPLRDSLYYLKTIKDDDTYNGIQKETFSFFIRLHQKSLELLEQIESDMSSLESASNFYFSEQSRKMNEIMKTLTIISAIFIPLTFIVGVYGMNFEYMPELRAKNGYFIVMGAMFLLVIALIIYFKKRRWF, translated from the coding sequence ATGAGAAAGATAAAATACAAGAAGGGACGCAAGCTTCAGCATATCACTTTAGAGTATACAGGATCGCATAAAGAGCATCAGACAGAGATGCAGCTTTTTGTATACGATGATAACGATGTTGTTGAATATGATAAGTTTACGGTTCTGGCATTAAATACCTGTATTGATTATAATAAAAATAATTGGCTCAATGTTCACGGATTAAATAATATAGATTTACTAAAAACTATTGGCACACATTTTAAGCTGGATGATTTTTTATTGGCAGATATTTTAAATACTGCGAAAAGAACCAAGCTTGAAGAACAAAAAGATATCTTATTCTTTAATATAAAATCACTTTTGCCTTCTGAATATTCGGATAATATTAGCGTTGAGCAAATAAGTTTTATTCTGAAAGACGGAATTTTAATTTCTTTTCAGGAAAAACGAAGTGATTTCTTTACTCATATTCGCGAACGACTTCGCACACATGCGGGAATTGTGAGAACTAAAAAGGTCGATTATTTACTCTATTTATTGCTTGATGCCGTAATGGAGAATTTCTATATTACGATTGAAGATGAAGAAGATAAAATCGAAGAACTAATCAATTTAACAAAGAAAGGTGCAGATCCGGTTATTTTGGAAAAGATTGAAAATCATCGTGATAATTTTAATTTTCTAAAACGTTCTATTGTTCCGCTTCGTGATTCTTTATATTATTTAAAAACGATTAAAGACGACGATACTTATAATGGAATCCAAAAAGAGACTTTTAGTTTCTTTATCAGATTGCATCAAAAAAGCCTTGAATTGCTAGAGCAAATCGAATCGGATATGAGTTCGTTAGAAAGTGCTTCAAACTTTTATTTCTCGGAACAAAGCCGAAAAATGAATGAGATTATGAAAACCCTGACGATTATTTCGGCCATTTTTATTCCGCTTACTTTTATTGTTGGAGTCTACGGAATGAATTTTGAATACATGCCGGAACTACGAGCAAAAAACGGCTATTTTATTGTCATGGGAGCCATGTTTTTATTGGTTATAGCCTTGATTATTTATTTCAAAAAAAGACGTTGGTTTTAG
- the pta gene encoding phosphate acetyltransferase: MSKAIYIATSDQNSGKSIITLGLMSILIGKTAKVGYFRPIVEDFIDGELDNHIETVLSHFNLDIKFEDAYAITKSKLIKKKNKGKIGEVLDLIIEKYKKLEERFDFVLVEGTSFTGEGTSIELDLNVLIAKNLGIPTIIIGSGIGKTLEELVDSLYLVYDSFKVKEVEVLSVIANKVQFENIELVTQGLQKSLPANVLINTIPLISSLNNPTMQEIVNQLDAKVLFGGNYLNNEIGHFSVGAMQLHNYLVHLHDNALVITPGDRSDIILGALQANESANYPTISGIILTGNIVPEESILKLIEGLSAIVPIIAVDGGTYHITNKIGSIRSEIYANNTHKIETSITTFEKYVEVEALSERLITFVPEGMTPKMFQYNMVKRAKQHRKHIVLPEGNDERIIIAASRLLDMDVVDISIIGDKKQIESKVAELGITFDFSKVNIINPIESPLYEDYANTYYELRKAKNVSITMARDLMEDVSYFGTMMVYKGHADGMVSGAAHTTQHTILPALQFIKTKPNSSVVSSVFFMCLEDRVSVFGDCAINPNPTAEQLAEIAISSAESSSAFGIEPKIAMLSYSSGSSGKGDEVDKVRAATEIVKQKRPDLKIEGPIQYDAAVDRAVGKSKMPDSEVAGQASVLIFPDLNTGNNTYKAVQRETGALAIGPMLQGLNKPVNDLSRGCTVDDIINTVVITAIQAQGL; encoded by the coding sequence ATGAGTAAAGCAATATATATAGCTACAAGTGATCAAAATAGCGGAAAATCAATTATTACACTTGGTTTAATGAGTATTTTGATTGGTAAAACAGCCAAAGTAGGTTATTTTAGACCCATTGTAGAAGATTTTATCGATGGAGAATTAGACAATCATATCGAAACTGTTTTATCGCATTTTAATCTTGATATTAAGTTTGAAGATGCTTATGCGATTACCAAAAGCAAACTGATTAAAAAGAAGAATAAAGGTAAAATAGGAGAGGTTCTGGATTTAATTATTGAGAAGTATAAAAAGCTCGAAGAACGCTTTGATTTCGTTTTAGTTGAAGGAACAAGTTTTACGGGCGAAGGAACTTCTATTGAATTAGATTTGAATGTTTTAATTGCAAAAAATCTCGGAATTCCAACAATAATTATAGGTTCAGGAATCGGAAAAACTTTAGAAGAATTAGTTGATAGTCTTTACTTAGTTTACGACTCTTTTAAAGTAAAAGAAGTTGAAGTTCTATCTGTAATTGCAAATAAAGTTCAGTTTGAAAACATAGAATTGGTAACGCAAGGATTGCAGAAAAGTTTGCCTGCTAATGTTTTGATCAACACAATTCCGTTGATTTCAAGTTTAAATAACCCAACAATGCAGGAGATTGTCAATCAGCTTGATGCAAAAGTATTGTTTGGAGGTAATTATTTGAATAATGAAATTGGGCATTTTAGTGTTGGCGCCATGCAATTGCATAATTACTTGGTTCATTTGCATGACAATGCTTTGGTAATTACTCCCGGAGATCGTTCAGATATTATTTTGGGCGCTTTGCAAGCCAATGAATCGGCTAATTACCCAACTATTTCAGGAATTATTCTAACAGGAAATATTGTTCCTGAAGAAAGTATTCTAAAGCTTATTGAAGGACTTTCGGCAATTGTACCAATTATTGCTGTTGATGGAGGAACGTATCATATTACGAACAAAATAGGTTCTATACGATCAGAAATCTACGCAAATAACACTCATAAAATAGAAACTTCAATAACTACTTTTGAAAAGTATGTAGAAGTTGAAGCGTTATCTGAAAGATTAATCACTTTTGTACCGGAAGGAATGACACCAAAAATGTTCCAGTACAATATGGTAAAAAGAGCGAAACAACATCGTAAACATATTGTTTTACCTGAAGGAAATGATGAAAGAATTATCATTGCCGCTTCAAGATTATTAGATATGGATGTGGTTGATATTTCGATTATTGGAGATAAAAAACAAATCGAAAGTAAAGTTGCAGAACTTGGAATTACATTTGATTTTTCGAAAGTAAATATTATCAATCCTATAGAATCTCCACTTTACGAAGATTATGCAAATACGTATTATGAACTTCGAAAAGCCAAAAATGTGAGTATCACAATGGCAAGAGATTTAATGGAAGACGTGTCGTATTTTGGAACTATGATGGTTTACAAAGGTCACGCCGACGGAATGGTTTCAGGTGCCGCACATACTACACAACACACGATTTTACCGGCTTTGCAATTCATTAAAACCAAGCCAAATTCTTCGGTAGTTTCATCTGTATTTTTTATGTGTTTAGAAGACAGAGTTTCCGTTTTTGGTGATTGTGCTATTAATCCAAATCCAACAGCAGAACAATTGGCAGAAATCGCAATTTCATCTGCAGAATCGAGTTCAGCTTTTGGAATTGAACCTAAAATTGCAATGCTTTCTTATTCGTCAGGATCTTCAGGAAAAGGAGATGAGGTTGATAAGGTAAGAGCTGCAACAGAAATTGTAAAACAAAAACGTCCGGACTTAAAAATTGAAGGTCCAATTCAGTATGATGCAGCAGTCGATCGTGCCGTAGGAAAAAGCAAAATGCCGGATTCTGAAGTAGCAGGGCAGGCGAGTGTACTTATTTTTCCGGATTTAAATACAGGAAATAACACGTATAAAGCCGTTCAAAGAGAAACTGGAGCATTAGCAATTGGTCCAATGTTGCAAGGTTTAAACAAGCCTGTAAACGATTTGAGCCGTGGTTGTACTGTAGACGATATTATAAATACGGTTGTCATTACGGCGATTCAGGCGCAAGGCTTGTAA